The sequence below is a genomic window from Mycobacteroides abscessus ATCC 19977.
CCCAGGACTTCTTCTTCCGGAAGATCGTCAAGGACCAGGGCAAGTCGCTGGCCTTCATTTCCGGCCAGATCGAGGAGTTCGTCAAGAGCGAGACCGGAAACGGCCGCCTCAAGGCCGAGCGTGCGCTGCTCGCGACGGCCCTGGAGGACGTGCAGGGTATGGCGGCAAGCATGACTGGCAACCTGATGGCTGCCCAGCAGGAGATCACCCAGGTCTACAGGGTCGGGACCGCCTCCGTGCGCTTCCTGATGAGCGTGGGCGACCTGCTGATCGGGTGGCTGCTGCAGCGTCAGGCCGCCGTGGCCATCGAGGCTCTCGATGCCGGTGCCACCGGTGCCGACAAGTCCTTCTACGAGGGCAAGATCGCGGCCGCCTCGTTCTTCGCCAAGAACATGCTGCCGCTGCTGACCTCGACCCGGGCCGTCCTGGAGAACGTCGACAACGACATCATGGAGCTGGACGAAGCCGCTTTCTGATTCGTCCATCACGAAGCCCCCGTTTCCTGCCGGAGACGGGGGCTTCGCGCATTCCGGGGTACCGCCGTTGTCAGACCCCGCATAGGGTTGCCGTATGCCTCGTTACTACCGCGACCAGCAGGCGTGGAAAGACCTCCAAATGTTCCTTCCCGAGCGCCTGCGCCTCGACGAATCGACGGTGCCGCAGGAGGAATTCTGGGACTGGCACGGCAATCAGGTACACCTCGACCGGTACGCCAATCCGGCGGCGTCGGTGAAGGTGGTGTTGCTGCACGGTGTCGGTACCAACGGCCGACAGATGTCACTGATCCTGGGTGCACCATTGGCGCGCAGGGGCTACGAGACGGTCGCGATCGACAACCTGGGCTATGGCCTGACCGAGGTCGCGCCCGGCACCGTACCCGGATACGGCGATTGGGTAGACCTGGTGGTCGACTTCCTGGAATACGAGCGGCGCCGCGATGTGCGTCCCATCGTGCTGTACGGACTCAGCGCCGGCGGCATGCTCGCGTACCACGTGGCCGCCAAGGCGCCGCGCGACACAGTGCGCGGGATCATCGGCATGACATTTCTGGACCAGCGGGTGCGTGAGGTGGCCGACGGCACGGCCCATGATCTGCTGACCGCACGGGTTGGTGTCCCGTTCCTTCGGCTCGCGGCCAAGACGCCGGCCCGGCGGGTGCGTTACCCGATGTGGCTGGCCGCCAAGATGAGCACGCTCGCGAACAGCCGCGCGGCGATGAAGGTCTTCATGAAGGACCGCACCTCTGCCGCCAGCTGGGTCAGCGTCAAGTTCCTGGCGGAATATATGAGCTACGCCCCCGCCGTCGAGCCCGCCGACTTCGACGTGTGTCCGATCATCCTCACCCAGCCCGATGAGGACCAATGGACGCCCTACGAACTCAGCCGACCGGTACTCGACCCCATCACCAAGGTGCCGGTGACGGTGGTGCCCCTGGAGCGAGCGGGGCACTACCCGCTGGAGGACCCGGGGCTCAAGCAACTCGAGGATGCAGCCGTCGGATTTATCCGGGCCGTCACCGGCTGACCGCGTTGAGCCGGGCGTCGGGCAAACTTGAGGCATGACCGAAGCTCGACGTGCCGTACTGGTTCTATCGCTGGTCGCAACTAGCGTGCTGACTTTTCTGCTCGGCGTCACCGATCCAGCGGCTCCCCTCTTCTACCCCACGCGCTTCCTGATCTGGAACCTTTTCCTGGCTTGGCTACCCGTTTTCGCGGCCCTGGCCTTTTCCGCTGTCCGGCAAAAAATTTGGCTGATTCCCATTGGGCTCGTATGGCTCGCGTTCTTACCCAACGCGCCATACCTCGTCACCGACCTGGTGCACCTGATCAATGGCATCGCCTTCTGGCGCCACGTTCTGCAGTACGGGGTGGCCGCCTGGACCGGGATAATTCTCGGCATAGTGTCACTACGCTTGGTGCACAGGCGAATTCAGCGCGATTTCGGCGCTGTCACAGGGTGGATAGTCGTCGTCGTCTCGGTGGGGCTGTGTGCGGTGGGCGTGGTGATCGGTCGTTTCCAGCGCTGGAATTCCTGGGACCTGATTCATCGTCCCGGCGCGGTCGCGGCGAGCACCCTGGAGTGGGTCAGCTCGCCATTCTCCTTCGTGGCCCATACCGGTGTGGCCGTGGCCGTCGCCGCCTTCTTCGGGCTGGCCTACCTCACCATCTGGTCGGTCTCGCCACCCGATACCGGCCCCGAGGTGACAGCCGGGCCGGAAAATCTCGGGAAAGTGCCCGCGTAGCCGTCATCTCGGCTGCCGGGCCAACGCCTCGACGCGATCGGCCAACTCGGGCACGGACAGGCGACCGTCCAACTCCAGAGTGGCGCTCTCGCGGAGCAGTGGTTCTATCTCCTCGGTGTTGCGGACGATTTCGTCCTGTTCGGCAGTGGTGCGCCCGTACGGGTTGTCGGTGCGAGCGCTCACCCGCGCAATCGCCACATCCACCGGCACACTGAGTAGCACCAGATGACAGAATCTGTCGTAGAAATTCACCTGGTTATCGACGGTGCCGGAGACGACGACATCGGAATGCTGTTCCAGCAGTGCGGATATCCGATTCTCATCCCATCTGCCGTCCGCCAGTGTCCAGCCGTCGTAGTCGGTGTCGACGGTGCACAGACCACGGCGGGCCAGCTCCCGCAGCAGGGTGGTCTTACCCGCACCCGACATGCCTGTCACCAACACCCGCGCCACACCTGAACCATATGCGGTCGCGACTCGTTGACAGCAGGAGAAGAGTGGAGCCAACGGGAGGCGACGATGGAGCACGCGGCACGACGGATCATCGCGGGTCTGATCGCGGCGGCTGCCGCGCTCGCGGTCGGACAACTGGCCGCGGCTGCGGTGGCACCGGATTCCGCACCGTTCTATGCGGTCGGGAACACGGTCGTCGATCACACCCCAGCCGCCGTCCGGGAATGGGTGATCGGAATCTTCGGTACCTCCGATAAAGCGGTGCTGTTCGCCTGTCTGACCGTGATCATCGCACTACTCGCCGCACTAGCCGGCCTGGTGGAGGGCGAGCGGCGGTACGGCACAGTGCTTATCGGGCTGCTCGGCGTTTTCGGAGCTGTTGCCGCGGTAACCCGCCCGGCGGGGACATTCGCCTGGATCTGGCCCTCGGTGATCGCGGCGGTCGCTGGTGCGTTGGTGCTAGGCACCCTGGTCCACCGCGCACAAAGCCAGGCGGTACCCGACCGCCGCAGGTTCTTCGGGACAGCAGCTGTCTTCGCGCTCGGATCGGCGGGGCTCTATTGGCTCGGCACCCGCTGGAGCAAGGGCACCGTGGTCGCCGCAGAACGCCGCGAGGCCACCGTGCCCGCGCCCGTTGCGCCCGCCCCACCCCTGCCCGAGGGCATCGACGTCAAGGGCGCCGTCCCGTACATCACGAGCAATACAGACTTCTACCGAATCGACACCGCGCTACGGGTACCTCAGGTGTCCACCGCCGAGTGGCAACTCAACATCCACGGCATGGTCGACCGGCCACGCACTCTTATGTGGGCAGACCTCAACGCGATGGCGGCGACCCAACGAGCGGTCACGCTCACATGCGTCTCCAACGAGATCGGCGGAAATCTCATCGGCAACGCCGTGTGGACCGGCTTTCCCATCAAGCCGATCTTGGAATCGGTGGGGGTTCATCCGGATGCGGACATGTTGCTGTCCAAGAGCGTCGATGGCTGGACTGCCGGTACCCCACTGCAGGTACTCACCGATGGCCGCGACGCCATCCTTGCCATTGCGATGAACGGCACCCCGCTGCCCGTCGAGCACGGCTATCCCGTTCGACAAGTCGTGCCGGGGCTGTATGGCTACGTGTCGGCGACCAAATGGGTAGTCGACTGGGAAATCACCCGGTTCGACAAGGCAGACGCGTACTGGACCATCCGAGGCTGGTCGGCACGCGGCCCTATCAAAACGGGTTGTCGCATCGATACACCCCGAACAGGCGATCGGCTGGGCACGGGCACCCAGATCGTGGCCGGCACGGCCTGGGCACAACATCGGGGGATCGCCACGGTCGAGGTGCAGATCGACGACGGCCCGTGGCTTCCGGCCCGACTCGCGCCGGAATACTCAGTCGACACCTGGCGGCAATGGTGGTTCGCCTGGCAGGCAACCGCGGGTGAACACATCATCACCGCACGAGCAACCGACGGCACCGGAGCAGTGCAGACCGATCAGATCGCGTCCCCGGTACCCGATGGGGCGACGGGGTATCCGAAACGACTCGTAACGGTGGCCGCCTGAAAAATTAGGCAGCCCCGCGCCGCCGTCGGGTCGGGGGGTCGGACGGTGGCGCGAGGCTACTCATGTATCGACACCCACTCCAGGAGCGTTACACGCTCCACGAAAAAACTCGAAAATTTTTTTGACGACAACCCGAAAATGCCGAAACCCCCGGTCACAGGCTTGCTACCCATGGCCGGGGGTTCCGCTTGTCCTGTCTTACCCCTCAGGCTTCCAGAATGGCGGTCACACCCTGGCCCCCGGCCGCACACACCGAGATGAGTCCGCGGTACGTACCGGTCCCTCCGTTCTCCTTCTTCTTCTCGGCGAGCTGCTTGGCCAGCTGGGCCACGATGCGGCCACCGGTCGCCGCGAATGGGTGCCCGGCCGCCAGCGAGGAACCGTTGACGTTGAGCTTGGAGCGGTCGATGGCACCCAGCGGCTTATCCAGACCGAGGCGCTCCTTGCAGTAGTCCGCCGACTCCCAGGCCTGTAGCGTCGCGAGCACCACGGAGGCGAACGCCTCATGAATCTCGTAGAAGTCGAAGTCTTGCAGGGTCAGACCGTTGCGGGCCAGCAGGCGCGGCACCGCGTAGGTCGGGGCCATCAGCAGTCCGTCGGGACCGTTGACGTAGTCCACCGCCGCGGTCTCGCCGTCGACGAAGTAGGCCAGCACCGGGATATTGCGCTCGGCCGCCCACTCCTCGCTGGACAGCAGCGCCACCGAGGCACCGTCGGTCAGTGGGGTGGAGTTACCGGCGGTCATGGTGGCGTCGCCGTGCTTCACGCCGAACACCGGCTTCAATGTCGCCAGCTTCTCCACGCTGGAATTCGGGCGCAGGTTGTCATCGCGATACAGACCCAGGAACGGGCTGATCAGGTCATCGAAGAAGCCGCGGTCGTAGGCAGCGGCCATCTTCTGATGGCTCGCGGCCGCCAAGGCATCCTGCTCGGTCCGCTTGACGCCCGCCTGCTTGGCGGTGATGGCGGCGTGCTCTCCCATGGACAGGCCGGTACGCGGCTCACCGTTCTGCGGGATGTCGACGCCGAGGGCGGCGGGCAGCTTTCCGAGCAGCTTCAGGCGGGTGACGTTGTCCTTCGCGCGCCGGATCGCCAGCAAGGTGTGGCGAAGATCATCCCCGAAGTTGATCGGTGCATCAGAGGTGGTGTCCACGCCACCGGCCAGCACCGACTCGTAACGGCCGAGCGCGATGCCGTCGGCACCCACGATCGCCGCCTGCAAGCCCGTGCCGCAGGCCTGCTGCAGGTCAAAGGCCTGTGTGTACGGCGACAGCGGGCTGCCCAGCACCGATTCGCGGGTGAGATTGAAATCACGGCTGAGCTTGAGCACCGCACCGGCGATGACGGCACCCAGACGTTCACCCTTGAGGTTGAAGCGATCGGATGCGCCGGTGATGGCGGCGGTCAACATGTCCTGGTTGGAGGCGTTCGCATAGGCGCCGTCCGAACGTGCGAAGGGAATGCGGTTACCACCGAGAACAGCTACACGGCGGCGGCCTTGCGAAGCGTCTGACTTGCGTGCCGAGCTAGTTGCCACTTGTCTCTCCACTGTTGAGGGGGCAGGATTACCGAGCATTCTTACTCTGGAGTAAGTTCTTTGTCGAATTCACCCTAGACCACTCAAGGCAACCACTAAGGAAACGGCACATGTCCCCCAAGCTCACTGACGACCTTTACGCACTGCTGGTCAACTCCGGGCCCGGCAACCTGCTCGCCGGCCGCCTTGGTATCCCGCAGCCCGAGAAACTGCGCCGCTACAAGAAGGGCCAGCCCGCGCTGGCCGGGCCCGTGCTGATCGGTGGCGAAGGCCGCCTCGCCGAGCCGCTGCGCGCCGCCCTGGCCGACGACTACGAGGTGGTGTCCAACAACCTCGGCGGCCGTTGGGCCGATAAGTTCGGCGCTTTGGTGTTCGACGCCACCGGCATCACCACCCCCGTCGAGCTCAAGGCCCTGCACGAGTTCTTCACACCGCTGCTGCGCAATGTCGGCAAGTCGGGCCGCCTGCTGGTCATCGGAACCACACCGGACAAGGCCGCCACCACCGACGAGCGCATCGCCCAGCGCGCGCTGGAGGGCTTCACCCGATCGCTGGCCAAGGAGTTCAGCAACGGTGCCACCGTGCAGCTGGTGTACCTGCACCCCGATGCCAAGACCGGCGCCACGGGCCTGGAGTCGACGGTCCGCTTCATCCTTTCGGCCAAGTCCACCTACGTGGACGGCCAGGTGTTCTATGTGGGCGCCGACGACTCCACCGCGCCTGCCGACTGGGATAAGCCGCTGGCCGGCAAGGTCGCCATCGTCACCGGCGCCGCCCGCGGTATCGGCGAGACCATCGCCGAGGTGTTCGCCCGTGACGGCGCCGCCGTCGTCGCGATCGACATGCCATCTGAAGAACTGAACGAGCTGGCCTCACGCGTCGGTGGCACCGCGCTGGCGCTGGACGTCACCTCCGAAGATGCGGTCGACACCATCACCGCACATCTCAAGGAGCACCACGGCGGCAAGGCCGACATCTTGGTCAACAACGCCGGTATCACCCGCGACAAGCTCCTCAAGAACATGGATGATGCGCGCTGGGACTCCGTGATCGCCGTCAATCTGCTTGCGCCGCAACGCCTTACCGAGGGCCTCATCGGAAACGGCACCATTGGCGAGGGTGGCCGGGTCATCGGGCTGGCCTCCATCGCCGGTATCGCCGGCAACCGCGGCCAGACCAACTACGGCGCCACCAAGGCCGGCATGATCGGCATCACCCAGGCACTGGCTCCATCGCTGGCCGAGAAGGGCATCACCATCAATGCCGTGGCCCCGGGCTTCATCGAGACCAAGATGACCGCCGCCATCCCGCTGGCCAACCGCGAGGTGGGCCGCCGCATCAACTCGCTGAACCAGGGTGGCGAGCCGGTGGATGTCGCCGAGACCATCGCCTACTTCGCGAGCCCCGCCTCGAATGCGGTCACCGGCAACGTGGTCCGCGTGTGCGGCCAGTCCTGGCTGGGGGCCTGATCATGGCGCAGCCATCCGGGCTTCAGAACATGGTGATGGCGGCGGTGGGTGCCCTGCCGTTCATCCCGCGTCCTTCCACACTGCCCACCCGTGTGGTGCGCACCCAGGGCGTGAAAATCGACCCCGCGAATGTGGCCGCGTACGCACAGGTCACGGGACTGACCTTCTCCGACAAGGTGCCCGTCACGTATCCGTTCACCCTTCAGTTTCCGTCGGTGATGTCCCTGGTGGCGAGCCTGGACTTCCCGTTCCCGGCGATCGGCACGGTGCACCTGGAGAACCACATCACCCAGCACCGCGCCATCAGCGCGACCGACACCGTCGACATCGAGGTGCGGGCGGAGAATCTGCGCGAGCACCGCAAGGGGCTGCTGGTGGACGTCCTCACCGACATCACCATCGGGACCGACACAGTGTGGCAGCAGACCATGACATTCCTGCGCCAGCAGCGCACCAGCCTCTCCGGCGGGCCCAAGCCGGAGCCGCCCAAGGCCGTCAAGCTGCCGCCGCCGAACTCGACACTGCGGATCAGCGGTGGACAGATTCGTCGCTACGCGTCGGTGGGTGGTGACCACAACCCGATCCACACCTCGTCGATCGGCGCCAAGGCACTGGGCTTCCCGAAGGCGATTGCTCACGGGATGTTTACTGCTGCAGCAGTTCTCGGAAACATCCAGGGCGACATTCCCGACGCCGTGCGTTACGACGTGAAGTTCGGCAAGCCGGTCCTGCTGCCCGCCGCGGTGGGCGTGTGGATCGACAGGCCCGGCGGGCCCGGCACTGCTTGGGATATCGCCGTCCGCAATCCGCGCAACGGCGACCCGCACGTGACCGGGAGCGTCACCCCGCTCTGATCACGCACCTTCAGAAGGCCCGCGATCCGGTCAATCCGGTCGCGGGCCTTCTGCGGTCGGGAGCGGACGCACGCCCGTAGCTGCCCGGCTACGAGCGACATGCTTCCAATACGGTGGGCGTTGTCGCGCAGAGGCGGGCACTATGCACACGTCCCGGGAATGTGCGCAGGCGACAAGAGTGCGATGAGTTGTCGGATCCATGGAGGTCTCTTCGTCAGAGAGGTAGAGATCCCCTCTGGACAGGAGCCCGTCATGACCACAGCACTCAACCCACTCGAGACCGTCGCCAACGCCCGCGCCGCCCTACACGAGGTCGTCAGCAGGCTCACCGAGGCAGACAACGACAAGCAGACGCCCAACGCCAAGTTCACCGTCGCCCAGCTCACCGATCATCTGCAGAACTCCATCAAGCTGCTCGGCGGCGCTGCCGGTGTCGACATCGCCCTCACCACCGAAGGTTCCGTGGCCGACCGCCTCCTTCCGCAGTCGCAGGCCGTGGTCGACGCGTGGCAACGTCGCGGTATCGACGGCACGGTGACCCTGCCGATCGGCGAGTACCCGGCCGAAGTCGCCGTTCGCATCCTCGGCTCCGAGTTTCTGGTCCACGCCTGGGATTACGCGGTTGCCACCGGTCAGGAGTTCGAGCCGATGGACGCACTCACCGATGGCGTCCTGGAATCGGTGCGGATGATCATCCAGCCGGAGCGACGCGACGGCGACTTCTTCGCCGACGAAGTGCCGGTGCCTGACGACTCCCCGAACCTGGTGAAGCTCATCGCCTTCACCGGCCGCAACCCGGGATGGTCGCCGGCAAGCTGACCCGACTAATACTCACGCTGATCACGACGGCTGTACTTCGGCGAACCGATCGTTACGATCGCTCGTCATTTCATGCAGCAAATTCAAGGAGTGCGTCGTGCCAGCGGACGAGGATCACCAAGACGCGCCACCCATCGACTGGCGAGCACTGCTACGACAGTTACCCCTGCTGAATATCCTCGGCGTGGTCGCCGTCCTGGTGGCGGCGACCTTGGTGGTGGTGAAGAACCTGCCCGACCACGGCGCCGACCAGCTGCTCAACGTCTCCTACGACCCCACTCGCGAGCTGTACAACGTGGTCGACGGCACCTTCACCAAGCAGTACAAAGACAAGACCGGCAAGACCATAGAAATCAAGCGCACCAATGGCGGCTCGGCCCGGCAGGCCCGTAGCGTCCTGGACGGCAGCCAGCGTGCCGACGTGGTGTCACTGGCCTCGGTCAGTGACGTGGACACGCTGAGCCTGCGCGGACTGATCGCACCGAACTGGCGACAGCGGCTACCGAACAACTCGGTTCCTTACACCTCGACGATCGTGTTCGTCGTCCGCAAGGGCAACCCGCGCGGCATCCACGACTGGCCGGACCTGATCAAGGAGAACGTCTCCGTCATCACGCCGAATCCGCGCACCTCCGGCAACGGACAGCTCTCCGTGCTCGCCGCCTGGGGCTCGGTGGTGACACGAGGCGGAACGGACACCGACGCGCGCAGCTTCCTCACCGCGCTGTTCCGGAACGTCGCGGCCCTCGACAGCGGGGCACGCGGGGCCACCAACACATTCTCGGTCCAACGGCTCGGCGACGTCCATCTGACCTGGGAGAACGAGGCGATCAACGAGGTCGACGCCAACAAGGGCGAACTTGAGATCGTCTATCCACCGGTGAGCATCCGCGCCGAACCGGCGGTCGCATGGGTGGATGCCAATCTGGGCGATCCCAAACGGGCCGCGATCGCCCGGGCCTATTTGGAGTACCTCTTCACCGACGAGGCCCAGGAGGTCGCCGCGCAGCATGGATACCGGCCGTTCAAGCCTGACATCCTTGCCCGGCACAGCAACACGCTGCCCGCGATCGCCCAGTTCCCCATCACCGCGATCGCGTCGAGCTGGGATGACGCACGCCAGAAATTCTTCTCCGACAACGGGATCTACGAGACCATCCCACGCAACACCGACCGGGGTACCACCACCTTCGCCTCCGACAGACAGGGACGCTAGATGCCTTCGGCACCGGGATTATTCGAGAGCTACGACGCGATCAAGGCCCGCCGTGATGTCATCGCCGGCCTGACGGTGGCGGCGATATCGCTTCCTCAGGCCATGGCCTACGCACTGATCGCCGGGGTGGACCCGAAATACGGTGTCTACTCCGCGATCGTGGTCACGGCCATCGCATCGATATTCGGCTCCTCATCGCACCTCATCAACGGACCCACCAGCGCCATCTCGCTGCTGGTGTTCAGCTCGCTGGCCTTCCTCGATCCGGAGAACCGCACCGGGCTGTTCGAGGCACTGTTCCTCCTGGGCGTGCTCGTGGGCACCATCCAGATCCTCATCGCCGTCTTCAAGCTGGGCGACCTCACCCGCTACATCTCCGAATCCGTCGTCATCGGGTTCATGGCAAGTGCCGCCCTGCTACTCGCCATCGGCCAGCTGGCCAACGCAATTGGCGTGCGGGACAAGGGCGATGGGCATATGCAGGTGCTCCAGCGCGCGTGGCTCACCTTGTTCCACGGCGACGCCGTGAACTACCGGGCATTGTTCCTGAGCGTCACGGCGGTGGCGTTGGCGGTGCTGCTGCGCCGCCTGGTCCAGCGCTACGAGTTGCCCCAGATCGACATGCTGCTGGTGCTGATCGTCACCGCTGTCATCGCCTACGCCTACGGCTGGACGGTGCCCGACGGTACAGGGCACACCGATGTGAAGATCTCCGGGAAGATCCCCGCAAGCCTTCCAGAATTCCATATCCCCGAGGTACAGGTGAGCACGCTCGGTGAGCTGTCGCATGGCGCGCTGGCCATCGCGTTCATCGGTCTGATCGAGGCGCTGTCCATCGCCAAGGCCATCGCACACCACACCGGGCAGCAGATCGACTACAACCGGCAGATCCTCGCCGAAGGCCTGGCCAATCTGGCCGGCGGCTTCTTCCAGAGCCTGCCCGGCTCCGGCTCGTTGTCACGATCGGCGATCAACTACCAGTCGGGGGCGGCTACCAGATTTTCCGGAATCGTTAGCGCGGCAACGGTAACCATCGCGCTGCTGCTCTTCGCCCCGCTGCTGCGCTACATCCCACAGGCCGCGCTGGCGGGTCTGCTATTGGTGACCGCGGTGCGATTGGTGGACTTCCACCGCCTTGTCTACGCCATCAAAGCGTCGCGCTATGACGCCGGTCTGGTCATCATCACGGCACTGGTGGGAGTGGCCGTGAACCTGGACACCGCGGTGCTTGTCGGCGTGGTGCTCTCCATCCTGCTGTTCGTGCCGCGCGCCGCCAAGCTCAAGGCCGCCGAACTCGTCGTCACCGACGAGGGAGTCATCCGTGAGCGGACTCCTCAGGACAGACCGACCGGTGCGGGGGCGCCCGTCATCTACGACCTGGAGGGTGAACTGTTCTTCGGTGCGGCACCCGAACTCGACCGCTATCTCGAGTCGCTGCACACCAGGATCCGCGATGAGCATCTGAAGGTGGTGATTCTGCGGCTGAAGCGTGTGCGCCACCCCGACGTCGTCTGCATCGAACGACTCGAGCACTTCATCAGGGAGCAGCAACAGCTCGGAGTCACCGTTCTGCTGGCCGGGGTCCGCCCGGATTCGCTTGCGCTGCTGGAGAATGTCGGCTTTACCCATTGGCTGCCCCCCGAGCAGGTCTTCCCCGAGGAAGAGAAGGAGTTCTCGGCGACGCTGCGGGCCGTCCGCTACGCACAAAGCCGGCTCGAGGAGGAGCCCCCGAACCCGGCAGCGAACCCGGAAAAGCTCTACTACCTGGTGTGACGGCCTACGCGCGCTTGGCCACCGGCTCATCGCGCGGACGGCCGCGCAGACCGCGCCAACCGAGGTTCAGCAATGTGTCCTTGGCACTTTCGACCTTGATGTCGCCGGTGGCCACCCGGGACGCGACAGCCTCGCCGCCGCCGACCAGGGCCACCGCCATCGCGTCGTAATCGGTCTCAGGATCGATCTCCGGGGAGGCCGCCTTGATCAGCCGCGCCACCAATTCGATGATCCTGTCGCGCCCTTCACGCACTTGCTTGGCAAATAGCTGCGTGCTGGTGGCCTGTCCATAGATCACGATCCACGAAGCTCGGTGGGTGTCAACGTAGTTGAGAAACGATACGACCGTGGTGCTCAACACATCTCGAGGCGACTGCGTCAGATCGATGTCGCCGCGCACCGCCTCGACGAACCGGCCCAGCTCACGG
It includes:
- a CDS encoding alpha/beta hydrolase; protein product: MPRYYRDQQAWKDLQMFLPERLRLDESTVPQEEFWDWHGNQVHLDRYANPAASVKVVLLHGVGTNGRQMSLILGAPLARRGYETVAIDNLGYGLTEVAPGTVPGYGDWVDLVVDFLEYERRRDVRPIVLYGLSAGGMLAYHVAAKAPRDTVRGIIGMTFLDQRVREVADGTAHDLLTARVGVPFLRLAAKTPARRVRYPMWLAAKMSTLANSRAAMKVFMKDRTSAASWVSVKFLAEYMSYAPAVEPADFDVCPIILTQPDEDQWTPYELSRPVLDPITKVPVTVVPLERAGHYPLEDPGLKQLEDAAVGFIRAVTG
- a CDS encoding DUF1361 domain-containing protein, whose protein sequence is MTEARRAVLVLSLVATSVLTFLLGVTDPAAPLFYPTRFLIWNLFLAWLPVFAALAFSAVRQKIWLIPIGLVWLAFLPNAPYLVTDLVHLINGIAFWRHVLQYGVAAWTGIILGIVSLRLVHRRIQRDFGAVTGWIVVVVSVGLCAVGVVIGRFQRWNSWDLIHRPGAVAASTLEWVSSPFSFVAHTGVAVAVAAFFGLAYLTIWSVSPPDTGPEVTAGPENLGKVPA
- a CDS encoding AAA family ATPase; amino-acid sequence: MARVLVTGMSGAGKTTLLRELARRGLCTVDTDYDGWTLADGRWDENRISALLEQHSDVVVSGTVDNQVNFYDRFCHLVLLSVPVDVAIARVSARTDNPYGRTTAEQDEIVRNTEEIEPLLRESATLELDGRLSVPELADRVEALARQPR
- a CDS encoding molybdopterin-dependent oxidoreductase → MEHAARRIIAGLIAAAAALAVGQLAAAAVAPDSAPFYAVGNTVVDHTPAAVREWVIGIFGTSDKAVLFACLTVIIALLAALAGLVEGERRYGTVLIGLLGVFGAVAAVTRPAGTFAWIWPSVIAAVAGALVLGTLVHRAQSQAVPDRRRFFGTAAVFALGSAGLYWLGTRWSKGTVVAAERREATVPAPVAPAPPLPEGIDVKGAVPYITSNTDFYRIDTALRVPQVSTAEWQLNIHGMVDRPRTLMWADLNAMAATQRAVTLTCVSNEIGGNLIGNAVWTGFPIKPILESVGVHPDADMLLSKSVDGWTAGTPLQVLTDGRDAILAIAMNGTPLPVEHGYPVRQVVPGLYGYVSATKWVVDWEITRFDKADAYWTIRGWSARGPIKTGCRIDTPRTGDRLGTGTQIVAGTAWAQHRGIATVEVQIDDGPWLPARLAPEYSVDTWRQWWFAWQATAGEHIITARATDGTGAVQTDQIASPVPDGATGYPKRLVTVAA
- a CDS encoding acetyl-CoA C-acetyltransferase, with protein sequence MATSSARKSDASQGRRRVAVLGGNRIPFARSDGAYANASNQDMLTAAITGASDRFNLKGERLGAVIAGAVLKLSRDFNLTRESVLGSPLSPYTQAFDLQQACGTGLQAAIVGADGIALGRYESVLAGGVDTTSDAPINFGDDLRHTLLAIRRAKDNVTRLKLLGKLPAALGVDIPQNGEPRTGLSMGEHAAITAKQAGVKRTEQDALAAASHQKMAAAYDRGFFDDLISPFLGLYRDDNLRPNSSVEKLATLKPVFGVKHGDATMTAGNSTPLTDGASVALLSSEEWAAERNIPVLAYFVDGETAAVDYVNGPDGLLMAPTYAVPRLLARNGLTLQDFDFYEIHEAFASVVLATLQAWESADYCKERLGLDKPLGAIDRSKLNVNGSSLAAGHPFAATGGRIVAQLAKQLAEKKKENGGTGTYRGLISVCAAGGQGVTAILEA
- a CDS encoding 3-oxoacyl-ACP reductase — its product is MSPKLTDDLYALLVNSGPGNLLAGRLGIPQPEKLRRYKKGQPALAGPVLIGGEGRLAEPLRAALADDYEVVSNNLGGRWADKFGALVFDATGITTPVELKALHEFFTPLLRNVGKSGRLLVIGTTPDKAATTDERIAQRALEGFTRSLAKEFSNGATVQLVYLHPDAKTGATGLESTVRFILSAKSTYVDGQVFYVGADDSTAPADWDKPLAGKVAIVTGAARGIGETIAEVFARDGAAVVAIDMPSEELNELASRVGGTALALDVTSEDAVDTITAHLKEHHGGKADILVNNAGITRDKLLKNMDDARWDSVIAVNLLAPQRLTEGLIGNGTIGEGGRVIGLASIAGIAGNRGQTNYGATKAGMIGITQALAPSLAEKGITINAVAPGFIETKMTAAIPLANREVGRRINSLNQGGEPVDVAETIAYFASPASNAVTGNVVRVCGQSWLGA
- a CDS encoding MaoC family dehydratase; the protein is MAQPSGLQNMVMAAVGALPFIPRPSTLPTRVVRTQGVKIDPANVAAYAQVTGLTFSDKVPVTYPFTLQFPSVMSLVASLDFPFPAIGTVHLENHITQHRAISATDTVDIEVRAENLREHRKGLLVDVLTDITIGTDTVWQQTMTFLRQQRTSLSGGPKPEPPKAVKLPPPNSTLRISGGQIRRYASVGGDHNPIHTSSIGAKALGFPKAIAHGMFTAAAVLGNIQGDIPDAVRYDVKFGKPVLLPAAVGVWIDRPGGPGTAWDIAVRNPRNGDPHVTGSVTPL
- a CDS encoding TIGR03086 family metal-binding protein, with the translated sequence MTTALNPLETVANARAALHEVVSRLTEADNDKQTPNAKFTVAQLTDHLQNSIKLLGGAAGVDIALTTEGSVADRLLPQSQAVVDAWQRRGIDGTVTLPIGEYPAEVAVRILGSEFLVHAWDYAVATGQEFEPMDALTDGVLESVRMIIQPERRDGDFFADEVPVPDDSPNLVKLIAFTGRNPGWSPAS
- a CDS encoding sulfate ABC transporter substrate-binding protein yields the protein MPADEDHQDAPPIDWRALLRQLPLLNILGVVAVLVAATLVVVKNLPDHGADQLLNVSYDPTRELYNVVDGTFTKQYKDKTGKTIEIKRTNGGSARQARSVLDGSQRADVVSLASVSDVDTLSLRGLIAPNWRQRLPNNSVPYTSTIVFVVRKGNPRGIHDWPDLIKENVSVITPNPRTSGNGQLSVLAAWGSVVTRGGTDTDARSFLTALFRNVAALDSGARGATNTFSVQRLGDVHLTWENEAINEVDANKGELEIVYPPVSIRAEPAVAWVDANLGDPKRAAIARAYLEYLFTDEAQEVAAQHGYRPFKPDILARHSNTLPAIAQFPITAIASSWDDARQKFFSDNGIYETIPRNTDRGTTTFASDRQGR